The Polyodon spathula isolate WHYD16114869_AA chromosome 10, ASM1765450v1, whole genome shotgun sequence genome contains the following window.
ATTTCAGTACCATTTTATAGTTAAAAGTTggttatatttaattttacaaaggCTTGCACCTTTCAGACTCATGCAGTGCCTCCATCACAGTGGCTGTGTATTAGCTGCCCAGGTCCTATCCTGCTCATACTAAGGATgctaagtgttttttaaatatatcacgCATGTAGTAATCCAAAGGTTTACAGGAATGAGCTACGAAGATAGGCTGAAAGAACTAAATCTGTTTAGCCAAGAACAACAGAGTTAGGAGGACATACAATCTTAAAAGGAATTGACATCTTAATCTAATCAATACAatcgcagcacagaaaccagaaccagaaGACACTGGCTTCATAAGGTTTACAATAAGGGCGTAATACAGTTTGCATACCCTTTCATTGCAATGTTAGGCTAATAtagaaaaagaaagttaaaaatcAAAAGGCAATGTTGAacaatatgaaatacatttttaatctaATAACAACCTATAAATTGTACCTGGATGTGGACTTATTGTAACAATGCTCCATTCATTGAGATCTGGCTTGTATCTTTGAATTTTGTCATAAGTGCAGCTTCCCCTATAGCCATAGTGACCTCCAGTTACGTAGATTACATCACGCAAAACACAGGCTGTGGCATTTCCAACACCTGGTCAGAAGAGTAAAGAAAAATGATTTGTGTTTCTTATAGAAATCGgttgtgtaatttaatttaacGATGGATGACATAGCATAAGGAATATGTTTTAGTCAAAAATAAGAGGAAAACAATAATAGACATCAAAACAAAATCTTAACATACAATATACCAGTATGCAGTACCACTATAAGAATGcacaactatacattttattgtaattatatgCATTTAGCAATAAAACCCTATATATAACACTGCTGGTAGTAACGATGTGGGCTACTTATAAAACTCACACTTATTCAAAGGCTGTatttataaaagtgtttgtaaACATTCATAAATGCTAAGcctaaagcaatttaaaaaggtaCCGTTTCATAAATAGGCCCCAATGCTacattttactatatattttCACATCTAGATCAGACATACTTGTATTGAAGGAGAGAATGCTGAAATACCTTGTACCATGTTTGCAACAGGGGTCCATGTCTTCTTCAAAGGGTCATAGAACTCTGCCTCTCGTGCAGGCGCTCCCCCTCTGTACCCTCCTATAGCATACACACAGCCATGCAAAGTGACCGAGCAATGATAATATCGAGCATGAAGCATAGGGCACCCCTCTGTCCACTCATCGGTGTCTCCATTATAAACCCACACTGTATCAAGAGCTTCAATGTTGTCTGTTCTGTAACCCCCTGTTACGTAAATGTTTGGTCCCAAAAGTGACACGCTGTAGCTCTCCCTCGTGTGATCTGGCATGTCGGTTCCCTGGACCCAGGTATTAGTAAGTGGATCCCATGCATTTACCTCTGAGAGTGGGTGCCAGTAATATCCCCCAATAATGTACATGCTAGAGGTCAACTTTTTAGAATTCACAAAGCTCCCTCTGCGAGTGGATTGTAAACCATGGCAGATTAAGGAGTAGACTTTTTTCTCACTGCCCAGTAAACATCTTTTCTGCAGATCGAGGGCCGTCCTCAGATAGATTTCATCCAAATCCAGTTGGATGCAGTAAAGCAAATCCTGCACATAACCAATCCGAGTTTGGACATCATGGGTGATCCATTTCACGACAGCTTCCAAAAGAACTTCTTGTCTCCAGACGTTGAGGTTTTCTCTAGACACTACATAACTTAACTTCTCAAAGTCCAGTTCCAGGAACTCCTCCTGCATTGTGACCTCTTCAAACCTACACAATATCATCCTCCTGGCCTCTTTCTCCAGTTCAGGGCAGACATGAAACTCGGCAAAAGAATGCATCCCTAAACAGTTGTCAACATCCAGGTGCCTGACCAGAAACTCCTCACAGGCTTTCTTTACAGATACAAACTGAAGGAGATCAGCTGCTTCCCAGAGGCTCTGGACATTCTTCTCTGTTATTCTCAGCTGGGATGTATACACATAATTCACCAGAGCAG
Protein-coding sequences here:
- the LOC121321567 gene encoding kelch-like protein 23 translates to MQYWKQNDDDDVFYLIQALKIHPLNTQCAKLPAMSIKEQECYTYDFANPAHPAEFLDAFQEFYLDGLFTDITLQCATGQIFQCHKAALSACSTYFKVMFTADMRERSNNLIKLSGIDSDVLTALVNYVYTSQLRITEKNVQSLWEAADLLQFVSVKKACEEFLVRHLDVDNCLGMHSFAEFHVCPELEKEARRMILCRFEEVTMQEEFLELDFEKLSYVVSRENLNVWRQEVLLEAVVKWITHDVQTRIGYVQDLLYCIQLDLDEIYLRTALDLQKRCLLGSEKKVYSLICHGLQSTRRGSFVNSKKLTSSMYIIGGYYWHPLSEVNAWDPLTNTWVQGTDMPDHTRESYSVSLLGPNIYVTGGYRTDNIEALDTVWVYNGDTDEWTEGCPMLHARYYHCSVTLHGCVYAIGGYRGGAPAREAEFYDPLKKTWTPVANMVQGVGNATACVLRDVIYVTGGHYGYRGSCTYDKIQRYKPDLNEWSIVTISPHPEYGLCSVALNNKLHLVGGQSTITDCYDPEKDEWRQMAPMMERRMECGAVAMNGCIYVTGGYSYSKGTYLQSIEKYDPEQDKWEIVGSLPSAMRSHGCVCFYSV